The DNA sequence TCGCGCAGGCCTCGAACCGCGCGACGTCGATCACCTGTTCTTCGTCACAGTGACCGGCATCGCCACGCCGAGCATCGACACTCGCGTGATCAGCGCGCTCGGGATGCGCAAGGATGTGAAACGCACGCCGATCTTCGGCCTAGGATGCGTCGCCGGGGCGACCGGGATGGCGCGGACATCCGACTATGTGCGGGCTTTTCCCAACGACGTCTCGATGCTGCTGTCGATCGAATTGTGCTCGCTCACGCTGCAGCGCGAAGACTTATCGATCGCGAATATCATCGCGTCGGGACTCTTCGGCGACGGTTCGGCGGCGATGATTTTCAGCGGCAATGATCGCGCCGGCGGCAAGGGGCCGCAGGTCATCGCGACACGGTCGCTGCTGTTCCCGAACACGGAGGAAATACTCGGCTGGGAAGTCGTTGATAGCGGATTCAAGATCGTGTTGTCGTCGAAGCTCACCGATTTGGTGGCCGCGCACATCCGCGACGAAGTGGATTCGTTTCTGGCGGCGCAGAATCTCGAGCGCGCGAACATCCGCCACTGGATCGCGCATGCCGGCGGCCCCAAAGTGCTGCGCACGGTCGAGTCGTCGCTCGAGT is a window from the Candidatus Binatus sp. genome containing:
- a CDS encoding type III polyketide synthase: MNSEIAPRLIGAGTALPPNYVDQEHLTARLRELWQARYSDLRRFDQIQGALGITGRHLALPIEAYIPLDTFAKTNRAWMRVAPEVGTAAARAALNRAGLEPRDVDHLFFVTVTGIATPSIDTRVISALGMRKDVKRTPIFGLGCVAGATGMARTSDYVRAFPNDVSMLLSIELCSLTLQREDLSIANIIASGLFGDGSAAMIFSGNDRAGGKGPQVIATRSLLFPNTEEILGWEVVDSGFKIVLSSKLTDLVAAHIRDEVDSFLAAQNLERANIRHWIAHAGGPKVLRTVESSLELPEGALARSWKSLESVGNLSSASVMFTLTDLIDEGAADPGDYGMVIGMGPGFSVELVLLKW